In Symphalangus syndactylus isolate Jambi chromosome 14, NHGRI_mSymSyn1-v2.1_pri, whole genome shotgun sequence, one DNA window encodes the following:
- the LOC129462498 gene encoding myosin light polypeptide 6-like, with the protein MNVKVLDFEHFLPMLQTVAKNKDQGTYEDYVEGLQVFDKEGNGTIMGVEFWHVLVTLGEKITEEEVEVLVAGNEGSNGCIDYEAFVRHILSG; encoded by the coding sequence ATGAATGTGAAGGTGCTGGACTTTGAGCACTTTCTGCCCATGCTGCAGACGGTGGCCAAGAACAAAGACCAGGGCACCTATGAAGATTACGTAGAAGGACTTCAGGTGTTTGACAAGGAAGGAAATGGCACCATCATGGGTGTTGAATTCTGGCATGTTCTTGTCACACTGGGTGAGAAGATAACAGAGGAAGAAGTAGAGGTGCTGGTGGCAGGGAACGAGGGCAGCAATGGTTGTATCGACTATGAAGCATTTGTGAGGCATATCCTGTCAGGGTGA